TCCATAAATCCAAGTTCACCACCACGGCGAGCACTTCCCGGATCTTCTGAATATAGAATCGCTAACGAAGAGAACGGAGTTTCACCAGAGGTAACACGATCTGAATACTCGCGTAATCGCCTTTTCACATCTTCAATCTCTGCTACAGGTATTTTAGGTTCTTGAGTTATAATCTGAACTTCTACCTGAGTGGGAACATACGGAACGCTATCTTGAGGTAATCCTTTGATATATCTACGCACCATAGCAGGAGTCAGTTTTATATCTCCTACTAATTTATGCTGCATTCTCTGTACAATCAACATCTCACGAGCACTCTCGCGTATTGCCTCCCGAATCTGGGTATAGGTTTTATTATACATCTCTTCAAGTCTCTCCTTAGAGCCAATGTTGTATATAAGGCTGTTTATTTTCCAGTCAACTTGGGAAAGAACCTCAGAGTCGGAAACTTGTACACTATCAATGGCAGCCTGGTGAAGATACAATTTCCGGATCGCGATCTGCTCGGGAATTACACAATATGGATCACCATCAATCTTGTTCCCATAAAATTGTGCATCCAATCGTTCTTCTTCCACATCCGATTTTAAAATGGCCTCATCACCTACGACCCATACCACTTCGTCGATTACATTTTCCTGGGCGTACACTTTTGTCTGTGCAGCGCACAACACCAACAGTAATCCAAGCGTTTTAAAGTTCACAAACTTTTTCATTCTTTCAATTTAAAAATAATTAATCATTTTTATTGGCGCCGTATCTTCTCTTCAAAACTTTTGGACCGATTTTCATTTAAAAAAATCCAGTACTGTTTATTTTGACTATTCATAAATTAAAACCGCCAATCAAGAAGTCTCTCAGGACACATAAAATACAGATTAAAGACCTTCATTATCAAATAATCGCATTTGTATATTTTTAGATCGACCTTCTCAACTTCTTTTACAGAAAGGTTCCAGAATGTTTTCTGGAAACCATTTAAAATTCAAAATACAATATAAAGCGAAGATAATGCAATAATCAATCTGTTCAATGATTATTAACTGTTTTTAAAACCTCTTGGTTAATTTCAACTTTATATTTGCCTCTTAGCTCTTTAATCCAATTCTCCTCAAGGTAGTTCTGGTAATCGGCAGTAACAGGTCCCCGAACATCTTTATAACTTTCCGGGCCATTCTTTAGCAGTTTGCCAAATGTCACAGTAACAGGGTAATCTTTAATCGGCTCGAAACCTCCTGATTTAAACTGAATTTTATCTACATATTTGTTGTCACCCTTTATGTATAATCCTTTTTCCACTTTAACAACAGAAACAGAATCATTATTCAAGGTTTTACGTATCACATTAGCCCATTCCTCTTCCGGATACTTTTTAAGTAGCTTTTTAACAGCTTTTGCAGTTTTATTGTCTTTACAGTGAACTACTATACCACGGAAACGGGGAGATTCCCATTTATAATTCGCCTTGTTTTTCAGAAAGAACTCTGCCAACCCAACATCATCCTTGGATGCTTTATCCCACACCTTACGGTTACTGATATCAAACAAAAGAATTCCATCGCGATACTCCTGCATCAGGTGTCCAAATTCCGGATGCTTTTGTTCCAGTCTGCTATCTTCGTAATTCAGGATAGAATTTTGGGTGTATTCTTTCAATTGTTTTTCAAGGTTACTTGGATGATCTTTTGTCCATTTGATGAATTCCTGTACCGGGTAAACTTTTCCATTAATTGTGAAAAGATCACCAGAGAGGTTCAGGGCATTGACAGATGTAAGTGAATCTCTGCCGGCTTCGATATTTTTCATCAGATTTTTAAGATCATTTAACGATTTTTCATTGTATGAGAAATTGTACTCTTTCTTCAGTTTCTCAGCGAGTGCTTCCGTACCTTTATCGCCACGTCCCTGATTTTCAAGACGACGTTCTATCTCTTCCTTTTTTTCCTCAAAAGATTCAATCGGTTTTTTATCTATCAGCTTTAAAATATGTAATCCGCTGGGTGAATGAAAAGGTTTTGAGATTTCATCTTTTTTTATTGAGAAAGCTACATCCTCAAACTCTTTAACCGTTTGCCGGAAGCCAATCCATGGAAGTTCTCCTCCACGTGAAGCCGTTCCTTTATCATCAGAAAACTTTCGTGCCAAATCAGCAAAATCAGCCCCCTGCTGAATTGCGTTATAAATGGAATCCATTTTCTGGGTGGCACTACTTTCTTGTTCTTTGGTAGCATTTTGAGGAAGATATTTGAAAATATGGGCCACAAGTACTTTTCCCATATCAGGCCTGCGGTTAGTCACTTTAATTATATGGTAGCCAAAATCTGAACGTACAGGTTTACTAAGTCCTCCTGCTTTCAAAGCATAAGCTGCATCTTCAAATGGAGTAACCATTTGCATAGCTGTGAAATAGCCCAACTTCCCTCCGTTTTGTTTCACAGAGGGATCTTCAGAAACTTCCCGGGCAACCTTTTCAAAATCTTCACCTTTCAGAATTCTCTGACGAGCTCGCTCAGCTTTATTGTATGCATTAAGAGAATCT
The Bacteroides sedimenti genome window above contains:
- a CDS encoding peptidylprolyl isomerase translates to MKKFVNFKTLGLLLVLCAAQTKVYAQENVIDEVVWVVGDEAILKSDVEEERLDAQFYGNKIDGDPYCVIPEQIAIRKLYLHQAAIDSVQVSDSEVLSQVDWKINSLIYNIGSKERLEEMYNKTYTQIREAIRESAREMLIVQRMQHKLVGDIKLTPAMVRRYIKGLPQDSVPYVPTQVEVQIITQEPKIPVAEIEDVKRRLREYSDRVTSGETPFSSLAILYSEDPGSARRGGELGFMEKGALMPEFAAVAFSLTDPKKVSKIVETEYGYHIIQLIEKRGNQVNCRHILLKPKVSASDLQTANNRLDSIANDIRKDKFTFDQAASALSHDKDTRNNNGLMNFTNQNTGATSARFEMNQLPQEVAKAVDKLNVGEISKAFTMINDKGKEVCAIVKLKNRIDGHKANMKDDYQTLKDVVLAKMKAEKLDQWIKQKQKTTYIRINDNWKNCNFKYPGWIK
- a CDS encoding peptidylprolyl isomerase; translated protein: MKRNIVLFAGLAFSACAFSQQKDQVLMKINNKEITRSEFEYIYNKNNSNNGLDKKTLNEYVDLFVNFKLKVAEAEAEGVDTTKTFLNEFLGYRQQLTKPYLTDDSIDEAYARQIYDRLKENVEASHILIRCKPNATPQDSLNAYNKAERARQRILKGEDFEKVAREVSEDPSVKQNGGKLGYFTAMQMVTPFEDAAYALKAGGLSKPVRSDFGYHIIKVTNRRPDMGKVLVAHIFKYLPQNATKEQESSATQKMDSIYNAIQQGADFADLARKFSDDKGTASRGGELPWIGFRQTVKEFEDVAFSIKKDEISKPFHSPSGLHILKLIDKKPIESFEEKKEEIERRLENQGRGDKGTEALAEKLKKEYNFSYNEKSLNDLKNLMKNIEAGRDSLTSVNALNLSGDLFTINGKVYPVQEFIKWTKDHPSNLEKQLKEYTQNSILNYEDSRLEQKHPEFGHLMQEYRDGILLFDISNRKVWDKASKDDVGLAEFFLKNKANYKWESPRFRGIVVHCKDNKTAKAVKKLLKKYPEEEWANVIRKTLNNDSVSVVKVEKGLYIKGDNKYVDKIQFKSGGFEPIKDYPVTVTFGKLLKNGPESYKDVRGPVTADYQNYLEENWIKELRGKYKVEINQEVLKTVNNH